DNA from Candidatus Eisenbacteria bacterium:
CATCCGCCCTTCTGAACGAAGACTCTGAGTCCCGCCACCGATTCGCCCTGTTGCGCGATGATCTCGCCGAGCTTCCTGCTCGCCGCATCCGTCAAGGTCAGCATGTTCTCCCTTTCCTTCGGCCCTTCACGAGCGGCGGTCGCCCGCCGCGTTGAACTCGACAGCTCGCCGCTCTCAGGCGGCGTTCACCGACCTCGCCCCGGCGTCCGAACCGGCTAGACGCCAAGCCGTTGCCGCATCTTCCCAGGTCCATCCGGGGTAGTGCAGCGCCCCTGCGCAGGCGCTTGCGACGACCTCCCTGGACTCCGCCAGGGAGGGGGCGTTGCCGCCCAGACGCTCGGCCAGCGACGTCATATGGATGCCGCTGAGGCCGCAGGGGTTGATAAGGTCGAAGAACCTCAGGTCTGGGGCCACGTTGAGCGCGAATCCATGATAGCTCACCCATTTGCGGACCGCGATGCCGATTGAGGCGATCTTGGCCCCGGAGACCCAGACCCCAGTCCTTCCGGGCGACCGCTCGCCCTCGATCCCCCAGGCGGCAAGCGCCTGGATCAGGCTCTCTTCGATCCCCCGCAGGAAACGGTGGAGGTCCCGGTCCCGCCCTTCCAGGTCGCACACCAGGTAGCCGACCAGCTGGCCGGGCCCGTGCCAGGTGACGTCCCCGCCGCGCGAGACCTCGAAGCGCTCGACCCCCATGCGCTCCAGCGTCGCGGCGTCGGCCAGGATGTTCCCCCCGGTGGCGCCCCGGCCCACGGTCAGGACCGGCGGGTGGTCCGGATAGAGGAGCCAGTCACCGGTCTCCCCCGCGGCCCGGGCCTTCACCAGACCTTCCTGAAGCGCGAGCCCCGCCCGGTAAGGGGTGGGGCCGAGATGGGTGACCTGGAGTGGCTTCACGGGAGACTCAGGCGTAGAACCAGAGCAGCTCGGGGCGCTCCAGAAGCTCACAGAGACGGCGCAGGAACTTGACCGCCAGCTCGCCGTCGATCACTCGGTGATCGAAGCCGATCGAGGCGTTCATCATCGGCCGCGCCACGATCTGGCCGTCGCGAATCACGGGACGCTCGGCGATCTTGTGCACGCCGAGGATCGCGACTTCCGGGAAGTTGATGACCGGCGAGGAGTTGATCGCGCCGAACACGCCGGCGTTGGTGATGCTGAACGTGCCGCCCTGGATGTCTTCCGGTCGCAGGCGATCCCCGCGCGCGCGCCCCGCGATGTCGTTCACCTCGGCCGCGATCTGCGCCAGGTTCTTGCGGTCGCAGTCCTTGATGTTGGGCACGATGAGGCCCTTCTCGTCGCGTCCCACCGCCATGCCGATGTTGTAGTACTTCTTCACCACCAGCGAGTCGCCCTTGACCTCGCCGTTCACCCAAGGGAACTCCTTGAGCGCGAGTACTACGGCCTTGATGAAGAACGGCATGTAGGTGAGCTTCACGCCCTGCGCTTCGAGCTTGGGCCCCCAGTCCTTCTTGAGTGAGCTGATCGCGCTCATGTCGCACTCGTCGAAGCAATGCGTGTGGGCCGCGCTGTGCTTGCTGCGCAGCATGTTCTCGGCGATCAGCTTGCGCACCTTGGTGAACGGCACCACCTCTTCGCGCGGTCCGGCCGCCGCCGCTTCGGTGCGGGCCGTCATGAACGCGGGCAAGGCCGAGGGCGCTGCCGGCGCCGGCGGAGCGGCGGACGCGGGCGCCTGAGCCGGAGGCGGCGCGGCGCCGCGGTTCTTCAGGTATTCGAGCAGGTCGTCGCGGGTGACGCGTCCCGCGATTCCCGAGCCGCGGATCGACGCCACCTCCTGCGAGGAGACGTTCTGCTCGCGCATGATCTTGCGCACCGCGGGCGAGAGATTGCGGGCCTCGCCGAGTGCTGAGCCATCCCCATGGCCATTGCCGCCCTGCGGCGGGTGCTGAGGTGCTACGGCCGGAGCGGGCGCGGGCCTGGCAGGCGCGGGCGAGGCGGCCTTGGGAGCCGCGGGAGCCGGGGGCGCCTGGGGTGGAGGAGGAGCCTGGGCCTTCGCGGGACCGGACGCTTCGGCGGATGCGGCCGGCTTGGCGGAGGCCATCGCCGGCTCTTCGGCGCCCGAGAGCGTCGCGATCTCGGTGCCGACCAGGACGGTCGTGCCTTCGGCGACCAGGATCTTGCTCAGCACGCCCTCGGCGGGCGAAGGAATCTCGACGTTGATCTTGTCGGTCTGGATCTCGACCAGGGGCTCTTCCTTGCGGACGCGCTCGCCCTCCGCCTTGAGCCATTTGGCCACGGTCCCCTCCGCGACGCTCTCGCCCAGCTGGGGAACCACGATCGAAATCGGCATCGTTCCTACCTCCCGCTGCGGGGAACCCGTGTTTGGTGGCTCGGTCTACCACGCAGACTAACTGGGCCAGGGCAACCCGCCAAGTCACCCTCGGGTACAATCCTCGCCTCAACTGGCCGCTGGAGGTGCTGATGCATCCAGGCAAAAGCCCCCCGTCCCGGGCGTGTGCGGTCGCATCCATTGCCATCCTGGCCGCTCTCCTGGCCGCCTGCGGTTCCGACTCCCCCGGTCCCGGCACGCCAGGATCGACGCCCCGTCTCGACCACGTCATCGTGGTCGTCATGGAAAACAGGAACTTCAGTGATGTCAGGAACGAGCCGTACACGGCCAGCCTGATCGCTTCGGGGACCCTGTTCTCCAACTCCTACGCCTTGACCCGCCCGTCCCAGCCCAACTACCTGGCGCTGTGGTCGGGGAGCACGATGGGAGTCGACAGCAACGATTGTCCGGCAGAGGGCTCGCCCTACCACACCGAGAATCTCGGACACGCCGTGGAGGCCGCGGGTCTGACCTGGCGAGCGTATTCCGAGCACCTGCCGGCGGCCGGCAGCAGCGTTTGCGAGGCGGGGAACGACGACCTGTACACGCGCAAGCACTGTCCGTGGACCAATTGGTCCAACCTGAACCACCAAAACGAGCGCCCCTACTCCGATCTGCGCGCCGACATCCGGACCCGCCGCCTGCCGAACCTGGCGTTCGTGATCCCCGACAATTGCAACAACACGCACGACTGCAGCATCGCGACGGGCGACGACTGGCTGAGCCGCAACTTGCCCGCCATGATCAGCGCGGTGGGAAACAGAGGGCTCGTCATCCTCACCTACGACGAGGACGAAGACGGCTCGAACCACATTCTGACCGTCTTCGCGGGCGGAAGCGTCCGGTCCGGATACGTCCACGACGAGAGGATCACGCACTACACCGTCCTGCGGACCATCACCGACGCTCTGGGTCTGCGCCCTTTCGGCAGGGCCACGAGCGAGCCGGCGATGGTGGGCCCGTGGCGGACTCGCCCGGTGGCGACGAGCTGGTAGCAGGAAGCTCGCTACGTCCGGTGCGTCTTGCGCCGCTCGAGGCGCAGCCGGCGGCGCTCCATGGCGCGGGCATGCTCGGCCTTCTCCTCCTCGGTCTCGAGGATCAGCGGCGGCACGGGCACGGGCCGGCGGGTGTCGGGATCGAGCGCGACGAAGGTGACGTGAGCGGTCGCGGTGTGTCGCTTCTCTCCGCTCAACGGATCCTCGGACTCGACGATCACGCGGATCTCCATGCTGCTCTTGTCGACGAGCGTGAGTCGCGCATGCAGCAGAGCGAAGTCGCCGATGCGAATCGGAGCCAGAAAGCTCATCTCGTCGATGGCGGCCGTCACCACCGGGCGGCGGCTGTGGCGGTTGGCGACCGCCGCCGCGGCCAGGTCGATCCAGTGGAGCACGGTGCCGCCCAGCACCGAGCCGTGCACGTTGGCTTCGTGCGGCAGTACGAGCTGGAGCATCTCGGTCGCGGAGTCGGAGACGCGACGGCCTTGCTGCCTGGCGTCAGTCATGTGCGGTGCACCTTAGGGGATCATCGGCGACGAAAAAAGAGCTCCTGGACGACTCACCGCCGCGGCGTTGCATCCACACACCCCCAGTCCACTCGATACACCGTCAGGTAACCGCGCTCCGGCGTGCGAATGCTCCGGTAGTCGTAAGGCTTCTCGTCGATCAAGTCGAGGCAGTCGGTGTAGGGACTCCGGGTCTTCAAGCGGCGCGACTCGTTGTCGACGTCGATCAGATAGTCGGGGCGCACCCGCTCCGGAAAGAGCAGGTCGGTGATCACGCGGTCGTACTGGTACGTCGCCAGCACGGGCGTCAGCTCGGTCGTGACGAGGCCGGAGAGGTCGAGGATCCGCCGCTCGCTGTAATAGCCGAACACGCCGACGTGCGCGATCGCGACCATCGTCTGGGGTGGCGTGAAGTCGCGGAACCAGCGAGCGGTCGGGATCAGCGTCTCCTGGATGATGCGGTCGAAGTGCCGCGCTTGCGGCATCACGTGGCGCGCGAGCACGAACGCGTTGACGCCCACCGACGCCAGACCGGCCAGCACGAGCGCCAGCGAGGCCAAGGCCGGCGCGGGACGCCGCGCCATGCTCGAGGCCAGCAAAGCCATCGCTCCCCAGCCGTACGCCGCGACCAGCGGTGTGATCAGCATCAGGTAGCGGGTGATGCCGAGCACATGGGTGACGCCATAGAACAGCGGAAGCCCGATCAGCCAGCCGAGCGGCACCAGGTGCTCGCGCCACGACGGCGCCAGCCGGCGCAGCAGCAGCGGCAGCCCGAGAAGGATCGCGATCAGCTCGATCCCGCGGTCCGCGGCCAGCTCCTGAGCCTGGATGACCAGGTTGTGGATGAACGGCGTCCCTTCGCTGGCCTTCGAGGCGAGCGTGACTGGAATCACCGTGCCATAGAAGGCCGCCGCGTACGCGAGCCACGCGCCGCCCAGCAGCGCCGCAGGGAGCAGCGCCGCACCCACGCGCCGCGCACGGACGAGCGGAGAGCCCGGCTCGATCCCCGCGCGCAGCGCCAGCAACAGGACCAGCAGCGCCGCTTCGGGGCGGATCAGGCTGGCCACGGCCCACCAGGCGCCAGGCCGGCCGGGCGCGCTCCCCCAGGGACGCGAGCGCTGGTAGGAAACGAACCCCGCCAGCACCAGCAGAGCGCCGAGAGAGCTCTCCATGCCCGACGCCGACCAGCGTGCCAGCCACACGTCCGCCCCCCACGCCAGCGTCCCGATCGCCCAGGCCCGATATCCGAAGCGCGGCTCGAGCCAGCCTCGCTCCGCCCAGTCGTCGAGCAGGAGGCACAACGCGCGCGCTCCGAGCAGGACGACCAGCGCGCCCAAGACGGCCGAGAGGATGCGCGCGAGCAGCAGCAGATCGATTCGCGTCCAGCCGAGCCAGCCGAGCGCCAGACTCCAGAGCGGCGAGGTGGTCCCGAACACGCGCTCGCCGAGATTGAAGACGAGTCCGTGGCCGTCGCGCACGTGCTTGGCATACGTGAGGTGGATGAACGTGTCGTCGGCGACGAACATCCTCACCGGCCACCAGAAGATCACGTACAGCAGGACCGCGGCGGCGGGCCACAGGAAGGACGGCAGCACGACGGCGCTGCGGGGCGGTCGCTGCGGCTCGTCGGCCATGCCTGAGGTGTTCGGCGCTTACACGCCGGTCACACGGCGGTCGTATTCGTCGGGGAACTCTTCCATCAGGACCTGGTCGACCTCGAGGTTCACGCGCCGCAGCATGCGCGCCTTTTCCGCGTAAGGCAGGAAGGCGCTCTTGAAGCCGTTGATGAGGATGCGCTTGATCTCGTAGGGGCCCAGCCGGAACGAGCGCGCGGCCAGGGCGATCTCGTGGGAGACGGTGGTCGCCGACACGAGCCGGGAGTCGGTGTTGATCGTGACCCTCAGCCCGGCGCGGAAGTAGCGGCCGAAAGGATGCGCGGCCATGGTGCGCACCGCCCGCGTCTGCACGTTCGACGACAGGCAGACCTCGAGGGGAATCCGGTGGTCGTTGACGTAGCGCATCAGATCGGGGTCTTCATGGAGCCGCGTGCCGTGGCCGATGCGATGGGCGCCGCACTGGTGGAGCGCCTGGCTGATGCTGGCCGGACCGAATGCCTCGCCGGCGTGCACCGTGAGATTGACGTTGTTCTTCAGCACCAGCAGGAAGGCGTCGCGATGCGCCTTGGCCGGATAGTCCTTCTCCTGCCCGGCGAGATCGAAGCCCAGCACCCCGCGGCCCTTGTACGCCACCGCCAGCTCGGCGAGGTCGTAGGAGACGCGCGGGCTCAGCGAGCGAATGCCGCAAATGATGACGCCGGTGGTGACGCCGTGCTTGGCCCCCGCCGCGGCGAGCCCCGCGATCACCGGCTCGACGATGTCGTCGTAGGCAAGGCGGCGCTGGCGATGGAGCACCGGGGAGTAACGCACTTCGAGATGGCGGACGTTCTCGGCCGCGGCATCCTCGACCAGCTCGTAGGCGACGCGATGGAGCGCGTGCTTCTCCTGCAGCACGCTCAGCGTGATGTCGAAGATCTTGAGGTAGTCGGCCAGGTTGCGCGTGCGCTTTCCGGCCTGCAGCAGGCGCGTGAGCTGCGGGAGCCTTCTGTGCGGCAGCTTCACGCCTTGCTCGTCGGCGAGCGCCAGCAACGTCTGCGGCCTCAGGCAGCCGTCGAGGTGACAGTGGAGATCGGTCTTCGGCATCCGCCGAATGATCGCCTGCGAGAGATGCACGGCTAGTCGGCCTCCGCCCCGTGCTGGAGCCGGAACGCCACGCTCGCGATCACCGCGCCGAGGAGCGGCCCCACCCAGTAGAGCCACAGGTTGCCGAGGCTGCCGCCGAGGATCGCCTGGAAGAGGATCGGACCGGTGCCGACCGCGGGGTTGAAGGCGCCGCCCGAGACCGGGCCGGCCGCCCATGCGCCCGCCAGCACGGTGAACCCGATGGCGAGCCCGTAGTACGAGTTGCCGGCGGTCGCGCGCGCGGTGGCGACATTGAGCACGACCAGCGCCAGTGCGAACGTGAACAGGACCTCTCCCACCAGCGCCGCCATGGCGCCGACGCCGGCCGACGGCGACGGCGCGAAGGTCTGTCCGACCATCGCGTTCGTGACCATGCTGGCGAGGAAGGCGCCGAGGATCTGCGAGGCCCAATAAGGCAGCATCTCCTTGGCCGGCAGCTTGCCCCGCATCACGATCGCGAGCGTGACCGCGGGATT
Protein-coding regions in this window:
- the lipB gene encoding lipoyl(octanoyl) transferase LipB codes for the protein MKPLQVTHLGPTPYRAGLALQEGLVKARAAGETGDWLLYPDHPPVLTVGRGATGGNILADAATLERMGVERFEVSRGGDVTWHGPGQLVGYLVCDLEGRDRDLHRFLRGIEESLIQALAAWGIEGERSPGRTGVWVSGAKIASIGIAVRKWVSYHGFALNVAPDLRFFDLINPCGLSGIHMTSLAERLGGNAPSLAESREVVASACAGALHYPGWTWEDAATAWRLAGSDAGARSVNAA
- a CDS encoding dihydrolipoamide acetyltransferase family protein, coding for MPISIVVPQLGESVAEGTVAKWLKAEGERVRKEEPLVEIQTDKINVEIPSPAEGVLSKILVAEGTTVLVGTEIATLSGAEEPAMASAKPAASAEASGPAKAQAPPPPQAPPAPAAPKAASPAPARPAPAPAVAPQHPPQGGNGHGDGSALGEARNLSPAVRKIMREQNVSSQEVASIRGSGIAGRVTRDDLLEYLKNRGAAPPPAQAPASAAPPAPAAPSALPAFMTARTEAAAAGPREEVVPFTKVRKLIAENMLRSKHSAAHTHCFDECDMSAISSLKKDWGPKLEAQGVKLTYMPFFIKAVVLALKEFPWVNGEVKGDSLVVKKYYNIGMAVGRDEKGLIVPNIKDCDRKNLAQIAAEVNDIAGRARGDRLRPEDIQGGTFSITNAGVFGAINSSPVINFPEVAILGVHKIAERPVIRDGQIVARPMMNASIGFDHRVIDGELAVKFLRRLCELLERPELLWFYA
- a CDS encoding alkaline phosphatase family protein; protein product: MHPGKSPPSRACAVASIAILAALLAACGSDSPGPGTPGSTPRLDHVIVVVMENRNFSDVRNEPYTASLIASGTLFSNSYALTRPSQPNYLALWSGSTMGVDSNDCPAEGSPYHTENLGHAVEAAGLTWRAYSEHLPAAGSSVCEAGNDDLYTRKHCPWTNWSNLNHQNERPYSDLRADIRTRRLPNLAFVIPDNCNNTHDCSIATGDDWLSRNLPAMISAVGNRGLVILTYDEDEDGSNHILTVFAGGSVRSGYVHDERITHYTVLRTITDALGLRPFGRATSEPAMVGPWRTRPVATSW
- a CDS encoding acyl-CoA thioesterase, with the protein product MTDARQQGRRVSDSATEMLQLVLPHEANVHGSVLGGTVLHWIDLAAAAVANRHSRRPVVTAAIDEMSFLAPIRIGDFALLHARLTLVDKSSMEIRVIVESEDPLSGEKRHTATAHVTFVALDPDTRRPVPVPPLILETEEEKAEHARAMERRRLRLERRKTHRT
- the add gene encoding adenosine deaminase, giving the protein MHLSQAIIRRMPKTDLHCHLDGCLRPQTLLALADEQGVKLPHRRLPQLTRLLQAGKRTRNLADYLKIFDITLSVLQEKHALHRVAYELVEDAAAENVRHLEVRYSPVLHRQRRLAYDDIVEPVIAGLAAAGAKHGVTTGVIICGIRSLSPRVSYDLAELAVAYKGRGVLGFDLAGQEKDYPAKAHRDAFLLVLKNNVNLTVHAGEAFGPASISQALHQCGAHRIGHGTRLHEDPDLMRYVNDHRIPLEVCLSSNVQTRAVRTMAAHPFGRYFRAGLRVTINTDSRLVSATTVSHEIALAARSFRLGPYEIKRILINGFKSAFLPYAEKARMLRRVNLEVDQVLMEEFPDEYDRRVTGV
- a CDS encoding aquaporin, which encodes MKKYLTEFIGTFFLVLTIGLSVLSQTPMAPLAIGSALMVMVYMGGHISGAHYNPAVTLAIVMRGKLPAKEMLPYWASQILGAFLASMVTNAMVGQTFAPSPSAGVGAMAALVGEVLFTFALALVVLNVATARATAGNSYYGLAIGFTVLAGAWAAGPVSGGAFNPAVGTGPILFQAILGGSLGNLWLYWVGPLLGAVIASVAFRLQHGAEAD